The proteins below are encoded in one region of Flavobacterium sp. IMCC34852:
- a CDS encoding Glu/Leu/Phe/Val family dehydrogenase: MTSEITTPVELKKMDPVFGQVSFDNHEQIVFCNDKDTGLKAIIGIHNTVMGPALGGTRMWNYANEWEALNDVLRLSRGMTYKSAITGLNLGGGKAVIIGDSKIDKTPEMITRFGEFVNSLSGKYITAEDVGTTTEDMDRIHKVTNYVTGISESIGGSGNPSPVTAYGVYMGMKAAAKYQFGSENLEGKKVLVQGTGHVGETLISYLRKEGAEVFVSDIHQDKMENMVAKYGAKIFTGADLYSADVDIYSPCALGATINDETIHKIKAKVIAGAANNQLAVEAIHGQILRERGIAYAPDFLINAGGIINVYGEIVKYGKDQAMKMTENIYNTTLEIFNFADVNNMTTQQAAMQIAQNRIDQRKKENANK, translated from the coding sequence ATGACTTCAGAAATCACTACACCGGTCGAGCTAAAAAAAATGGACCCGGTTTTCGGTCAAGTTTCTTTTGACAATCACGAACAAATTGTTTTTTGTAATGACAAAGATACAGGATTAAAAGCAATTATTGGTATTCATAATACAGTTATGGGACCGGCGCTTGGCGGAACAAGAATGTGGAATTATGCTAACGAATGGGAAGCTTTAAATGACGTTTTGAGACTTTCACGCGGAATGACTTATAAATCAGCTATCACAGGTTTAAATCTTGGTGGCGGAAAAGCAGTGATTATTGGCGATTCTAAAATCGATAAAACTCCAGAAATGATTACCCGTTTCGGAGAGTTTGTTAACTCTTTAAGCGGAAAATACATTACCGCTGAAGACGTTGGCACAACGACTGAAGACATGGACAGAATTCACAAAGTAACCAATTATGTTACGGGAATTTCCGAATCTATCGGTGGTTCAGGAAATCCTTCTCCGGTTACAGCTTACGGTGTTTACATGGGAATGAAAGCCGCTGCCAAATACCAATTCGGTTCTGAAAACTTAGAAGGTAAAAAGGTATTAGTGCAAGGAACAGGTCACGTGGGTGAAACTTTAATCAGCTACTTAAGAAAAGAAGGAGCCGAAGTTTTTGTATCCGACATTCACCAAGATAAAATGGAAAATATGGTGGCTAAATACGGTGCCAAAATTTTCACCGGTGCAGATTTATACAGCGCTGACGTTGATATCTATTCGCCTTGTGCTTTGGGAGCTACTATTAATGATGAAACTATTCATAAAATCAAAGCCAAAGTAATTGCCGGTGCGGCTAATAACCAATTGGCAGTTGAAGCCATTCATGGTCAAATTTTAAGAGAAAGAGGGATTGCTTATGCACCCGATTTCTTAATCAACGCCGGTGGTATCATCAATGTTTACGGTGAAATCGTAAAATACGGTAAAGACCAAGCCATGAAAATGACTGAGAATATCTACAACACTACCTTGGAAATTTTCAATTTTGCAGATGTGAATAACATGACTACGCAACAAGCAGCCATGCAAATTGCGCAAAACAGAATTGACCAAAGAAAAAAAGAAAACGCTAATAAATAA
- the pepT gene encoding peptidase T translates to MQHIIDRFISYVTIDTESDPNSTTTPSTKKQFDLANKLVDELKAIGMTQVTIDKHGYVMATLASNVKHKVPTIGFVSHFDTTPDFTGKDVKPQVIPNYDGGDIILNKEQNIVLSPSYFKDLLQYKGQTLITTNGLTLLGADDKAGITEIMTAMEYLIQHPEIQHGKIRVCFTPDEEIGRGADLFDVKKFGADWAYTMDGSQIGELEYENFNAAGVKITFKGKSVHPGYAKGKMINSMLIANDFINELPKGETPQETKGYEGFFHVTGLTGSIEETKLELIIRDHDMKKFIKRKELIHKITKKFNKAFKKQFGEDIVICEIKDQYYNMKEKVEPVMFIVDLAEKAMKSLGIKPLIKPIRGGTDGCRLSYMGLPCPNIFAGGHNFHGKYEYVPVESMQKAVEVIVKIAELTATTDFTKKEKKEKKEKKAKKK, encoded by the coding sequence ATGCAACACATCATCGACCGCTTCATCAGCTACGTCACTATCGATACCGAATCAGACCCGAATTCAACTACGACACCGAGTACCAAAAAACAATTCGATTTAGCCAATAAATTGGTTGACGAACTCAAAGCCATTGGCATGACGCAAGTCACGATTGACAAACACGGTTATGTGATGGCTACTTTGGCTTCCAATGTGAAACACAAAGTGCCAACGATTGGTTTTGTATCGCACTTTGATACCACGCCAGACTTTACCGGAAAAGATGTCAAACCACAAGTGATTCCGAATTACGATGGTGGTGATATCATTCTGAACAAAGAGCAAAACATCGTTCTTTCGCCTAGTTATTTCAAGGATTTATTGCAATACAAAGGACAAACGTTAATCACGACTAATGGTCTGACGTTATTAGGTGCCGATGACAAAGCCGGTATCACTGAAATCATGACCGCGATGGAATATTTAATCCAACATCCGGAAATACAACACGGGAAAATCAGAGTGTGTTTTACACCCGACGAAGAAATTGGTCGTGGTGCTGATTTGTTTGACGTAAAGAAATTCGGCGCCGACTGGGCTTACACCATGGACGGCAGTCAGATAGGCGAATTGGAATATGAAAACTTCAACGCCGCCGGTGTGAAAATTACCTTCAAAGGCAAATCGGTACATCCGGGTTATGCCAAAGGGAAAATGATCAACTCGATGTTGATTGCGAATGACTTCATCAATGAATTACCAAAAGGCGAAACACCACAAGAGACCAAAGGTTACGAAGGATTCTTTCACGTAACGGGTTTAACAGGCAGCATTGAGGAAACCAAATTGGAACTCATCATTCGCGACCACGACATGAAGAAATTCATCAAGCGCAAAGAATTGATACACAAAATCACCAAGAAATTCAACAAAGCGTTTAAAAAGCAATTTGGCGAAGACATTGTCATCTGCGAAATCAAAGACCAATACTACAACATGAAGGAAAAAGTAGAACCGGTGATGTTCATTGTAGATTTGGCCGAAAAAGCGATGAAATCTTTGGGCATCAAACCTTTAATCAAACCGATTCGCGGTGGTACGGACGGTTGTCGTTTGTCGTATATGGGATTGCCGTGTCCGAACATCTTTGCGGGTGGTCACAACTTCCACGGCAAGTATGAATACGTTCCCGTAGAAAGCATGCAAAAAGCGGTAGAGGTGATTGTGAAGATTGCAGAGTTGACGGCAACGACTGACTTTACGAAGAAAGAAAAGAAGGAGAAAAAAGAGAAGAAGGCTAAGAAGAAATAA
- a CDS encoding tRNA-binding protein: MENTTQEALLWHEFEKVVMRIGTILEAKDFPGARKPAYQLVIDFGAEIGIRKSSAQITKRYSKEDLIGKQIVAVVNFPKKQIGNFMSECLVLGSVNGDEVVLLTSDLKVENGLRIA, encoded by the coding sequence ATGGAAAATACAACACAAGAGGCTTTGCTATGGCATGAATTTGAAAAAGTAGTAATGCGAATCGGAACAATACTTGAAGCAAAAGATTTCCCCGGAGCCAGGAAACCGGCCTATCAGTTGGTCATTGATTTCGGAGCTGAAATTGGTATCAGAAAGTCATCGGCACAGATTACCAAAAGATATTCGAAAGAGGATTTAATTGGGAAACAGATTGTCGCAGTAGTTAATTTCCCCAAAAAGCAAATAGGCAACTTTATGAGTGAATGTTTGGTTTTGGGTTCGGTCAATGGTGATGAAGTTGTTTTATTGACTTCAGATTTGAAAGTGGAAAACGGTTTGAGAATCGCATAA
- the yajC gene encoding preprotein translocase subunit YajC: MEQLNQFLPFLLVFVVIYFFMIRPQQKKIKQEKEFEAGLKVGDKIITKSGFHGKIAELSEGTAVIETMSGKLKIERSAISLELTAAANKKA, translated from the coding sequence ATGGAACAATTAAATCAATTTTTACCTTTTTTATTAGTGTTTGTAGTGATCTATTTCTTCATGATCAGACCGCAACAAAAGAAAATCAAACAAGAAAAAGAATTCGAAGCCGGACTTAAAGTAGGCGATAAAATCATCACCAAAAGTGGTTTCCACGGCAAAATCGCTGAGTTATCAGAAGGTACAGCCGTTATCGAAACCATGTCAGGAAAATTAAAGATTGAGCGTTCAGCGATTTCTTTAGAATTGACTGCTGCTGCGAATAAGAAAGCTTAA
- a CDS encoding DUF1573 domain-containing protein, translated as MNKRMNLLVVAALFLLTTACKKETVNDKAVTLDTLSAQRPAAEPKPNVLPNYKVPADGKYPVITFEEEEHDFGTIQQGDKPTYEFEFKNTGEADLIISSARGSCGCTVPEYPKTPIKVGESGKIKVSFDSKGKSGETSKTVTIMSNTKEGSKILKIKTKIEVPQKN; from the coding sequence ATGAATAAAAGAATGAATTTATTGGTTGTTGCAGCGTTATTCTTGTTGACAACCGCTTGTAAAAAAGAGACTGTAAACGATAAAGCAGTGACATTAGATACCCTTTCGGCACAACGACCGGCAGCGGAACCTAAACCAAATGTATTGCCTAACTACAAAGTACCGGCAGACGGGAAATATCCGGTAATTACATTTGAAGAAGAAGAGCACGATTTCGGAACCATCCAACAAGGGGACAAACCAACGTATGAATTCGAATTTAAAAATACAGGTGAAGCCGATTTGATTATTAGCTCGGCTCGTGGTTCTTGTGGTTGTACCGTTCCTGAGTATCCTAAAACACCCATCAAAGTTGGGGAATCGGGTAAAATCAAAGTTTCTTTTGATTCCAAAGGCAAATCAGGCGAAACCTCAAAAACCGTTACCATTATGAGTAACACCAAAGAAGGCAGCAAAATTTTGAAAATTAAAACTAAAATCGAAGTTCCTCAAAAGAACTAA
- a CDS encoding PUR family DNA/RNA-binding protein: MRENDMLEKDEIFSKVLRAGRRTYFFDVRATKADDYYITITESKKFTEEDGSFHFKKHKIYLYKEDFAAFTEILEEMTAYVLNHKGEEVISERHQKDFKREYIQETAEETKTSEKSFTDIDFDDI, translated from the coding sequence ATGAGAGAAAATGATATGTTAGAAAAAGATGAGATTTTTTCTAAAGTTTTAAGAGCAGGCAGAAGAACGTATTTCTTCGATGTGAGAGCTACCAAAGCAGACGATTATTACATTACCATTACTGAAAGCAAAAAGTTTACTGAAGAAGACGGTTCATTCCACTTCAAGAAACACAAAATCTATTTGTACAAAGAAGATTTCGCCGCTTTCACCGAAATCCTTGAAGAAATGACCGCTTACGTTTTGAACCACAAAGGCGAGGAAGTAATTTCAGAAAGACACCAAAAAGACTTCAAAAGAGAATACATTCAGGAAACAGCTGAAGAAACGAAAACATCTGAAAAGAGTTTCACTGATATCGATTTTGATGATATATAA
- a CDS encoding ABC transporter ATP-binding protein: MKELQYLNKYFVKYKFHFLLGILITIVAQIFSLFTPKLISQSFQAIEDFHSNKMTSDMIKTELIQNVLWIVGTTLIAGVLTFLMRQTLIVMSRHVEFDLKNEVFQHYEVLDQNFYKRNRTGDLMNRISEDVAKVRMYVGPAVMYTINTFIRFTVVIIYMYNVSPLLTLYTILPLPILSFIIFRLSTEINKRSTTFQQYLSKISSFTQEIFSGIRVVKAYALEKQYQDEIVDLAKESKTKSMSLARVQSLFGPLMIALIGVSNLVVIYFGGLMYVEGSIKSIGTIAEFILYVNMLTWPVASIGWVSSLVQEAEASQKRINEFLKIEPEIKNKATENTNIQGEIEFKNVSFTYEDTEITALKNISFKVKKGETLAILGQTGSGKSSILSLVTRMYDIKEGQITIDGKAIDQVNLNDLRNSIGIVPQDAFLFSDTIKNNIKFGKENATDDEVMAAAKNAVVHDNIMNFSAQYETILGERGITLSGGQKQRVSIARAIIKNPEILLFDDCLSAVDTETEEQILNNLLQISKDKTTIIVSHRVSSAKNADKIIILEEGQIIQEGSHNQLVNQPGYYAELYLKQLSEKELN; encoded by the coding sequence ATGAAAGAACTTCAATATTTAAACAAATATTTTGTCAAATACAAATTCCATTTTTTATTAGGAATTTTAATCACTATTGTAGCCCAAATATTCTCTCTTTTCACTCCCAAGCTTATCAGTCAGTCATTTCAAGCGATTGAAGATTTTCACAGCAACAAAATGACAAGCGACATGATCAAAACTGAATTGATTCAAAACGTCCTTTGGATTGTGGGTACCACTTTGATTGCCGGGGTTTTGACTTTCCTGATGCGCCAGACTTTAATCGTAATGTCGCGTCACGTAGAGTTTGATTTGAAAAACGAAGTGTTCCAACATTACGAAGTGTTAGACCAAAATTTTTACAAGCGCAATCGAACCGGAGATTTGATGAACCGCATCAGTGAAGATGTGGCCAAAGTACGCATGTATGTCGGACCCGCGGTAATGTACACCATTAATACCTTTATTCGATTTACCGTAGTGATTATTTATATGTATAATGTATCGCCGTTGCTGACTTTATACACCATATTACCTTTGCCGATTTTATCTTTTATCATCTTTAGATTGAGTACCGAAATCAACAAACGAAGCACGACTTTCCAACAGTATTTGTCCAAGATTTCGAGTTTTACCCAAGAAATTTTCTCCGGAATTCGTGTGGTGAAAGCTTATGCCTTGGAAAAACAGTACCAAGATGAAATTGTTGATTTAGCTAAAGAAAGTAAAACCAAAAGTATGAGTTTGGCGCGGGTGCAATCGCTGTTCGGACCGTTGATGATTGCGCTGATTGGCGTGAGTAACTTGGTTGTGATTTATTTTGGCGGATTGATGTATGTCGAGGGTTCGATTAAAAGTATCGGAACCATAGCCGAATTTATCCTGTATGTCAACATGCTGACTTGGCCTGTGGCTTCTATAGGTTGGGTTTCATCCTTAGTTCAAGAAGCCGAAGCTTCGCAAAAAAGAATCAATGAATTCCTGAAAATTGAGCCTGAAATCAAAAACAAAGCCACTGAAAACACCAATATTCAAGGCGAAATCGAGTTCAAGAACGTAAGTTTTACTTATGAAGATACTGAAATTACAGCACTGAAAAATATTTCCTTTAAAGTTAAAAAAGGAGAAACCTTAGCCATCTTAGGCCAAACAGGTTCCGGAAAGTCGAGTATTTTATCTTTGGTCACCCGTATGTACGACATCAAAGAAGGCCAAATCACCATTGACGGCAAAGCGATAGACCAAGTCAATTTGAATGATTTGCGCAACAGTATCGGCATAGTGCCGCAGGACGCGTTTTTGTTTTCGGATACCATCAAAAACAATATCAAATTCGGTAAAGAAAATGCCACTGATGACGAAGTAATGGCAGCCGCCAAAAATGCCGTAGTTCACGATAACATTATGAATTTCAGCGCCCAATACGAAACCATATTAGGCGAACGAGGAATCACACTTTCAGGCGGACAAAAACAAAGGGTTTCCATTGCCCGAGCGATTATCAAGAATCCGGAAATACTGTTATTTGACGACTGTTTATCAGCAGTAGACACCGAAACCGAAGAGCAAATTTTAAATAATCTTCTCCAAATTTCTAAAGACAAAACCACCATTATTGTAAGTCACCGAGTGTCATCTGCCAAGAATGCCGACAAAATTATCATCCTAGAGGAAGGCCAAATCATACAAGAAGGTTCTCATAATCAATTGGTAAACCAACCGGGGTATTATGCTGAGTTGTATTTGAAACAACTTTCGGAAAAAGAATTAAATTAA
- the nusB gene encoding transcription antitermination factor NusB produces the protein MQSIYAMHQKNSEEMEKEEKFLIQSIDNIQDLYLIMLSTLTEIRKKEIVFLEASSKKHLATPEEKNPNKKFINNAVLLHLEDNSSLSIALEKRKINNWSLNDDYILILLNDIKQSDLYAKYMSNRNNTFEEDKQFVLDMFTELIAPNEKLYEYLEDNKLTWTDDIPVVNTQIQKQLKQFSEKSEFKVVKLYKDEEDKEFVGNLFRKTVLNEIELAKEYIDKTPNWDADRIAEIDTIILKMAICEFLKFPSIPVKVTINEYLEIAKEYSTPKSSIFINGILDNLVKEFQNEDKIKKTGRGLM, from the coding sequence ATGCAATCTATCTACGCGATGCATCAAAAAAATTCTGAGGAAATGGAGAAAGAAGAGAAATTCTTAATCCAAAGCATTGATAACATTCAGGATTTGTATTTAATCATGTTGTCGACTTTGACAGAAATCAGAAAAAAAGAAATTGTTTTTTTGGAAGCTTCCAGCAAAAAACATTTGGCCACGCCTGAAGAGAAAAATCCCAACAAAAAGTTTATCAATAATGCGGTCTTACTTCATTTGGAAGACAACAGTTCGTTGAGTATTGCCTTGGAGAAAAGAAAAATCAATAACTGGTCCTTGAACGATGATTATATTTTGATTTTGCTCAATGACATCAAACAAAGTGACTTGTATGCCAAATACATGAGCAATCGCAACAATACTTTTGAGGAAGACAAACAGTTCGTGTTGGATATGTTCACCGAATTGATTGCACCCAACGAAAAGCTCTACGAATATTTGGAAGACAACAAACTGACCTGGACGGATGATATTCCGGTGGTGAATACCCAAATTCAGAAACAGTTGAAACAATTTTCAGAGAAAAGCGAGTTCAAAGTAGTCAAGCTTTACAAAGACGAAGAGGACAAAGAATTTGTGGGTAATTTATTCCGCAAAACGGTTTTAAACGAAATTGAATTGGCCAAAGAATACATCGACAAAACGCCCAATTGGGATGCCGACCGAATCGCCGAAATTGATACCATCATTTTGAAAATGGCGATTTGTGAGTTCTTGAAATTCCCGTCTATTCCGGTTAAAGTGACCATTAATGAGTATTTGGAAATTGCCAAAGAATATTCTACCCCAAAAAGCAGTATTTTTATCAACGGAATTTTAGATAATTTGGTCAAAGAATTCCAAAACGAAGACAAAATCAAAAAAACCGGTAGAGGTTTAATGTAA
- a CDS encoding alpha-ketoacid dehydrogenase subunit alpha/beta — protein sequence MTEAQTKTEITFEDFKAEVLNDYRIAKISRECSLLGRKEVLTGKAKFGIFGDGKEVPQLALAKAFQNGDFRSGYYRDQTFMMAIGQLSIQQFFAGLYGHTDLAHDPMSAGRQMGGHFATHSLDENGNWNNLTQQKNSSADISPTAGQMPRLLGLAQASKIYRNVRGLEDLTKFSNAGNEVAWGTIGNASTSEGLFFETINAAGVLQVPMVMSVWDDEYGISVHARYQTTKESISEILKGFQRDEENNGYEIMTVKGWDYPTLVETYQKAGAIAREQHVPVLIHVNELTQPQGHSTSGSHERYKNAERLAWEAEFDCLAQMRTWLVDNNLATIEELEAIDNEAKKEVLEGKKAAWTAFVSPMKEEQQELVSLLNSIAETSSNKVFIEKYTADLASIKEPIRKDIITTARKVLRLVVKESGQSQLATWITNYTNKIQPKFSSHLFSQSDKTVLSATTVAPTYDESAEEVDARLVLRDNFDAIFNKYPESLIFGEDAGNIGDVNQGLEGMQEKYGELRVADAGIREATILGQGIGMAMRGLRPIAEIQYLDYLLYAIQIMSDDLATLQYRTQGRQKAPLIIRTRGHRLEGIWHSGSPMGMIINAIRGIHVLVPRNMTKAAGFYNTLLETDEPALVVECLNGYRLKEKMPTNLGEFKTPIGVVETIKEGSDITIVSYGSTLRIIEQAAKELLEVGINVEIIDAQSLLPFDVNHDCVKSIAKTNRLLVVDEDVPGGASAYLLQQIVDEQNGYQYLDSQPQTLASKAHRPAYGTDGDYFSKPSAEDVFEKVYAIMHEAKPEEYPSLY from the coding sequence ATGACTGAAGCACAAACCAAGACCGAAATTACCTTCGAAGATTTCAAAGCAGAAGTACTTAATGATTACCGAATTGCCAAGATAAGCCGCGAATGCAGCTTACTGGGAAGAAAGGAAGTATTGACCGGAAAAGCCAAATTCGGTATTTTCGGTGACGGAAAAGAAGTACCGCAATTGGCCTTGGCGAAAGCTTTCCAAAACGGTGATTTCCGTTCGGGGTATTATCGCGATCAGACTTTTATGATGGCAATTGGGCAACTTTCAATCCAACAGTTTTTCGCAGGCTTGTATGGTCATACCGATTTGGCACATGATCCTATGAGTGCCGGACGTCAAATGGGCGGACACTTTGCCACACATTCGTTAGACGAAAACGGGAATTGGAACAACTTGACCCAACAAAAAAATTCGAGTGCTGATATCTCTCCTACTGCCGGACAAATGCCGCGTTTATTAGGATTGGCACAAGCCTCCAAAATATACAGAAACGTTCGTGGTTTAGAGGATTTGACCAAATTCTCTAACGCCGGAAATGAAGTGGCTTGGGGAACTATTGGCAACGCTTCGACTTCGGAAGGGTTATTTTTTGAAACCATCAACGCCGCCGGAGTTTTGCAAGTGCCGATGGTGATGAGTGTATGGGATGACGAATACGGAATTTCGGTTCACGCGCGTTACCAAACCACCAAAGAAAGCATCTCTGAAATCTTAAAAGGATTCCAACGCGACGAAGAGAACAACGGTTACGAAATCATGACCGTAAAAGGTTGGGATTACCCGACTTTGGTAGAAACCTATCAAAAAGCAGGTGCGATTGCTCGTGAGCAACACGTTCCGGTTTTGATTCACGTCAACGAATTGACGCAGCCGCAAGGTCACTCGACTTCGGGTTCGCATGAGCGTTACAAAAATGCCGAGCGTTTGGCTTGGGAAGCAGAATTTGATTGCTTGGCGCAAATGCGTACTTGGTTAGTCGATAACAATTTGGCCACGATCGAAGAATTAGAAGCCATTGACAACGAAGCTAAGAAAGAAGTTCTAGAAGGCAAAAAAGCCGCTTGGACTGCTTTTGTTTCGCCTATGAAAGAAGAGCAACAAGAATTGGTTTCGTTATTAAATTCAATTGCTGAGACGAGTTCGAATAAAGTTTTTATAGAAAAATATACGGCTGATTTAGCTTCGATTAAAGAACCTATCCGCAAAGACATTATTACTACGGCGCGAAAAGTATTGCGTTTGGTGGTCAAAGAAAGCGGGCAATCCCAATTGGCGACTTGGATAACGAATTACACGAATAAAATACAACCGAAATTTAGTTCGCACCTATTCTCGCAATCCGATAAAACGGTTTTGAGCGCGACAACTGTTGCCCCAACTTACGATGAATCAGCGGAAGAAGTTGATGCCAGATTGGTATTGCGCGACAATTTTGATGCAATTTTTAATAAATACCCTGAGTCGTTAATCTTTGGTGAAGATGCCGGAAATATTGGAGACGTAAACCAAGGTTTGGAAGGCATGCAGGAAAAATACGGAGAACTTCGCGTGGCCGATGCCGGAATTCGTGAAGCTACTATACTCGGACAAGGAATAGGTATGGCGATGCGTGGTTTGAGACCAATTGCCGAAATCCAATATTTAGATTATTTGTTGTACGCCATCCAAATCATGAGTGATGACTTAGCAACCTTACAATACAGAACCCAAGGCCGTCAAAAAGCGCCGTTGATTATCAGAACACGTGGTCACAGACTCGAAGGTATTTGGCACTCAGGCTCACCGATGGGTATGATTATCAATGCCATTCGCGGGATTCACGTTTTGGTTCCGAGAAACATGACCAAAGCGGCAGGTTTCTACAACACTTTGTTGGAGACTGACGAACCTGCGTTAGTCGTAGAGTGTTTGAACGGTTACCGTTTGAAAGAAAAAATGCCCACCAACTTGGGCGAATTCAAAACCCCGATTGGCGTGGTAGAAACGATAAAAGAAGGAAGCGATATCACGATTGTTTCTTATGGTTCTACTTTAAGAATCATTGAGCAAGCCGCGAAAGAATTATTGGAAGTTGGGATCAATGTTGAAATCATCGACGCACAATCATTGTTGCCGTTTGACGTAAACCACGACTGTGTGAAGAGTATCGCCAAAACCAACCGTCTACTGGTAGTAGACGAAGACGTTCCGGGTGGTGCTTCTGCTTACCTACTCCAACAAATTGTAGACGAGCAAAACGGTTACCAATATTTAGACAGCCAACCGCAAACTTTAGCCTCAAAAGCCCACAGACCGGCTTACGGCACGGACGGAGATTATTTCTCTAAACCTTCGGCAGAAGATGTTTTTGAAAAAGTTTACGCGATTATGCACGAAGCGAAACCGGAGGAATATCCGAGTTTGTATTAA
- a CDS encoding YdeI/OmpD-associated family protein — MKEDKNPWMKNDQWTEEVGLLRAIVLKTELVETNKWGGEVYTVNNKNVLGIGSFKNYFALWFFNGVFLKDEAQVLVNANEGVTKALRQWRFTSANEINEKLILQYINEAIANEKAGLSIKPEKKEAMQCDFFQAALDNNKALKTALEQLTPFKQKEYWEYMATAKQEKTKVTRLEKITPMILEGKGFNDKYRK; from the coding sequence ATGAAAGAAGATAAAAATCCTTGGATGAAAAACGACCAATGGACCGAGGAAGTCGGTTTGTTGCGTGCTATCGTTTTGAAAACCGAATTGGTGGAAACCAATAAATGGGGTGGCGAAGTGTACACAGTGAATAACAAAAACGTGTTGGGCATTGGAAGTTTTAAAAACTACTTTGCTTTGTGGTTTTTCAATGGTGTTTTTCTGAAAGATGAAGCTCAGGTTTTGGTCAATGCCAATGAAGGCGTAACGAAAGCATTGAGACAATGGCGTTTTACTTCGGCTAATGAAATCAATGAGAAATTGATTTTGCAATACATCAACGAAGCCATCGCCAATGAAAAAGCAGGTTTGTCTATCAAACCCGAAAAGAAAGAAGCAATGCAATGTGATTTCTTTCAGGCAGCGCTTGATAATAACAAAGCCTTAAAAACCGCTTTGGAACAACTGACGCCTTTCAAACAAAAAGAATACTGGGAATACATGGCGACTGCTAAGCAGGAGAAAACTAAAGTTACTCGCTTGGAGAAAATCACGCCGATGATTTTGGAAGGAAAAGGATTTAACGATAAATACAGGAAGTAA